Proteins encoded in a region of the Antedon mediterranea chromosome 2, ecAntMedi1.1, whole genome shotgun sequence genome:
- the LOC140040855 gene encoding uncharacterized protein, with translation MPVNCVVGGCVLTSNDDVILAVLHYNEHSGRAAAKDRDGNERFSLVFPRAKSGGYTLKRLLTDATFAYVDVLISEPLYLCSSSKKNSSDSIPELSSPPPPVCSTFVRPDKDVAISD, from the exons ATGCCAGTCAATTGTGTCGTTGGTGGTTGTGTTCTTACTTCAAACGATgat GTAATACTCGCTGTATTACACTACAATGAACATTCTGGCAGGGCAGCAGCAAAAGATAGAGATGGAAATGAACGGTTCTCGCTGGTGTTTCCAAGAGCAAAAAGTGGTGGCTACACACTTAAAAGATTATTGACAGATGCAACATTTG CTTATGTTGACGTGCTTATTTCAGAACCATTATACTTGTGCAGTAGTAGCAAGAAAAATTCTTCAGATTCAATTCCTGAATTAAGTTCACCACCACCACCCGTGTGCTCAACCTTCGTTCGGCCAGATAAAGATGTTGCAATTTCAGATTAA